In Gemmatimonadales bacterium, the following are encoded in one genomic region:
- a CDS encoding ABC transporter permease encodes MTRSGMVGLALLVLLAFFALLGPLVAPDPARQFDLISATLLHPSAVHWLGTDQLSRDIFARLAGGARVSLTIGVVAVAVAGVIGSLLGLAGGALPGLGGHIVTRCIDLGLSIPRVVVLLVILAGIGDVPPLVLGVVLGITGWPAVARLVRGETLRLRHALFVGAAEALGATPGRVVSREIFPGTLPAVLVASTLGLADAILLEAGLSFIGVGVRPPAPSWGSMIFEARDYLASAPWLLIGPCVALVVATSAATLLGDALRQSLQPDSR; translated from the coding sequence GTGACGCGCTCCGGAATGGTCGGACTGGCGCTCCTCGTGCTGTTGGCGTTTTTCGCGCTGCTCGGCCCGCTGGTCGCACCCGATCCCGCGCGTCAGTTTGACCTGATCAGCGCCACACTGCTCCACCCCTCCGCGGTGCACTGGCTGGGGACCGATCAGCTCTCCCGCGACATCTTCGCGCGGCTGGCCGGCGGAGCCCGGGTGTCGCTCACGATTGGCGTCGTCGCGGTCGCCGTCGCCGGCGTGATCGGATCACTGCTGGGGCTGGCCGGCGGCGCGCTCCCCGGACTCGGAGGCCACATCGTGACGCGGTGCATCGACCTCGGCCTCTCGATCCCGCGCGTGGTGGTGCTCCTCGTGATCCTGGCCGGAATCGGCGACGTGCCGCCGCTGGTGCTCGGCGTTGTGCTCGGCATCACCGGCTGGCCGGCGGTCGCGCGTCTCGTGCGCGGCGAAACGCTGCGCCTCCGGCACGCCCTCTTCGTCGGCGCGGCCGAAGCACTGGGTGCCACGCCGGGGCGCGTCGTCTCTCGCGAGATCTTTCCCGGCACACTGCCGGCGGTCCTCGTCGCCAGCACCCTCGGCCTCGCCGATGCGATCCTCCTCGAGGCGGGCCTCTCGTTCATCGGCGTCGGAGTCCGGCCGCCGGCACCGTCGTGGGGGAGCATGATCTTCGAGGCACGGGACTACCTCGCATCAGCGCCGTGGCTGCTCATCGGCCCCTGCGTGGCCTTGGTGGTGGCGACCTCCGCCGCCACATTGCTCGGCGACGCACTGCGCCAATCCCTGCAACCCGATTCCCGATGA
- a CDS encoding oligopeptide/dipeptide ABC transporter ATP-binding protein encodes MTAPLVSVEHLVKHFRGGAMFSRQATVKAVEDVSFTIAAGETLGLVGESGSGKTTVGRTVLRLELPTDGVVRFDGVDLATLAPRDLRALRRRMQIIFQDPFASLNPRRTVGASVAEGIEIHKLAPKREIPAMVGRLLEEVGLDPSYASKYPHEFSGGQRQRIGIARALAVSPAFIVCDEPVSALDVSVQAQVLNLLLDLRDQRGLAYLFIAHDLAVVRQIAHRIAVMYLGTIVEIGAARTVIDTPRHPYTQALVSAVPEPDPGRGRDRIILAGDPPSPAAPPPGCPFVTRCFHPHKDERCVTERPVLRPVEGRDVACHYAEIVAPAHASATTHG; translated from the coding sequence ATGACAGCGCCGCTCGTGAGCGTGGAGCATCTCGTCAAGCATTTTCGTGGCGGCGCGATGTTCAGCCGCCAGGCGACGGTCAAGGCGGTCGAGGATGTCTCATTCACGATTGCCGCCGGAGAGACACTGGGACTGGTCGGCGAATCCGGGAGCGGCAAGACCACCGTCGGCCGCACGGTGTTGCGTCTCGAGCTTCCCACCGATGGCGTGGTGCGCTTCGATGGCGTCGATCTCGCGACGCTTGCGCCGCGTGACCTGCGCGCGTTGCGGCGACGGATGCAGATCATTTTCCAGGACCCGTTCGCGTCGCTCAATCCGCGGCGAACCGTCGGCGCGTCGGTCGCCGAAGGGATCGAGATTCACAAGCTCGCGCCCAAGCGCGAGATCCCGGCGATGGTCGGTCGGCTCCTCGAGGAAGTCGGCCTCGATCCGTCGTACGCCTCGAAGTACCCGCACGAATTTTCCGGCGGCCAGCGCCAGCGGATCGGTATCGCCCGCGCCCTCGCCGTTTCCCCGGCGTTCATCGTGTGCGACGAACCGGTGTCGGCGCTGGACGTGTCGGTCCAGGCGCAGGTACTCAACCTGCTCCTCGACCTCCGCGACCAGCGCGGCCTGGCGTACCTCTTCATTGCGCACGACCTGGCGGTGGTGCGGCAGATCGCCCATCGCATCGCGGTGATGTACCTCGGGACGATCGTCGAGATCGGCGCAGCGCGCACGGTGATCGACACGCCACGCCACCCGTACACGCAGGCGCTTGTCTCCGCCGTGCCGGAACCCGATCCCGGCCGGGGGCGCGACCGGATCATTCTCGCCGGCGATCCGCCGTCACCCGCAGCGCCACCACCCGGCTGTCCCTTCGTGACCCGGTGCTTTCATCCTCACAAGGATGAGCGTTGCGTCACCGAACGCCCGGTCCTCCGGCCGGTGGAAGGCCGCGACGTCGCCTGCCACTATGCCGAGATCGTCGCACCCGCCCATGCGAGTGCCACCACGCACGGATAG
- a CDS encoding ABC transporter permease, with the protein MIRWIAGRATEAALTAALAFVVLVILLHLLPGDPLTAVLRDHPADPAVVAALRHRWGTDRTIWQSLIAFGGGLLHGDLGVSVSEQRDVLTVIGERLPATLLLAGLTLLVDFTIGLALGVWSALHPESIRARLVGALTVIGYALPAFVIGLVLVWIFAVKLGWFPPSGVSDPLLSPSAGIMAVLADRARHIALPLAALVIATLAVPLRQQRTSALATAGQPWVAAARARGVRPALVAWRHCWRPALTPIVTLLGLWLPMLVAGSVFVESVFAWPGVGLLLAQATAERDIPLVMATGLVLICVIQLGSLLADFLYRVVDPAQRPA; encoded by the coding sequence GTGATTCGCTGGATCGCCGGCCGCGCCACCGAAGCCGCGCTCACCGCGGCGTTGGCGTTCGTGGTGCTCGTGATCCTTCTGCACCTCCTGCCGGGCGACCCGCTCACCGCGGTGCTGCGCGATCACCCGGCTGATCCGGCAGTTGTCGCTGCCCTGCGCCATCGCTGGGGGACCGACCGCACCATCTGGCAATCATTGATCGCCTTCGGCGGTGGCCTGCTCCACGGCGATCTCGGCGTGTCGGTCTCCGAGCAGCGCGACGTGTTGACGGTGATCGGCGAGCGGCTCCCCGCAACGTTGCTGCTCGCCGGGTTGACGTTGCTCGTCGACTTCACGATCGGGCTCGCCCTCGGCGTCTGGTCCGCGCTTCATCCCGAATCGATCCGGGCGCGACTGGTCGGCGCGCTCACTGTGATCGGATACGCACTCCCCGCCTTCGTCATCGGCCTCGTGCTGGTGTGGATCTTCGCCGTCAAACTTGGATGGTTCCCGCCGAGCGGTGTGAGCGATCCGTTGTTGTCGCCATCGGCCGGAATCATGGCCGTCCTCGCCGACCGCGCTCGGCATATCGCGCTGCCGCTCGCCGCGCTGGTCATCGCCACGCTGGCGGTACCGCTTCGTCAGCAACGCACCAGCGCGCTCGCGACGGCAGGGCAACCGTGGGTGGCCGCGGCACGGGCGCGAGGCGTCCGGCCGGCGCTGGTCGCGTGGCGTCACTGCTGGCGCCCCGCGCTCACGCCGATCGTGACTCTGCTCGGGCTCTGGCTGCCGATGCTCGTTGCGGGGTCGGTCTTCGTCGAATCGGTCTTCGCGTGGCCGGGCGTCGGGCTCCTCCTGGCGCAGGCCACTGCGGAACGGGACATCCCGCTCGTCATGGCGACCGGGCTGGTGCTGATCTGCGTGATCCAGCTGGGATCACTCCTCGCCGATTTCCTCTATCGCGTCGTCGATCCGGCGCAGCGCCCAGCGTGA
- a CDS encoding DUF1800 domain-containing protein yields the protein MRIRIEFLVVGLAAGIAIPTAAQAPMTTRDSARHVLNRLAYGATTDEVDQVIHEGVLKWVDRQLGFADVHDPALTTGEARFDVLHESNDDMQALLQKTQARNAQVQSIGDSVERQQAMDQLRAEQRGDRRSLAVLDNQLAALVVVRAVASDHQLDEILCDFWTNHFNVFINKGQDRAYFADYLEHTIRARALGRFEDLLLATARSPAMLFYLDQSESVADASATRMAPGGRRIAINGRPGFGRGRPLFPDPRPGVYPPPSGTGAAATATRQQVAPRAPRGLNENYARELMELHTLGVDGGYTQQDVINVARILTGWGIDRRDASFTFRAAAHDEDAKTVMGQPFDAGHGEDEGVRLLKMLATSPATMHHVSAQLCARFVNDVPPDGCIDDAVQAWKKSGGEIRDVVRAIIRSPDFWASANVQSKVKTPLEFVASAVRAVGGVPDSTPRLAQRVAQLGEPLFQHQTPDGYGERQEDWVNSGALLARMNFAVQLASGRVAGVAVDLDRVVSATDDHAALVTAVDHAILGGAMTAQTRQTILKELADVPDPRAARALAVGLAIGGPEFQRQ from the coding sequence ATGAGAATCCGCATCGAGTTCCTGGTCGTCGGGCTTGCCGCCGGAATCGCTATTCCGACGGCCGCGCAGGCGCCGATGACAACCCGGGATTCCGCCCGGCACGTCCTGAACCGTCTGGCCTATGGTGCCACTACCGATGAAGTCGATCAGGTTATTCACGAAGGTGTTCTCAAATGGGTCGACCGCCAGCTCGGATTTGCCGACGTCCACGATCCCGCGCTGACGACCGGGGAAGCCCGCTTTGATGTCCTGCACGAATCCAATGATGACATGCAGGCGCTCCTGCAAAAGACCCAGGCACGAAATGCGCAAGTACAGTCGATCGGCGATTCAGTCGAACGCCAGCAGGCGATGGACCAGTTGCGCGCCGAACAGCGGGGCGATCGTCGTTCGCTCGCCGTTCTCGATAATCAACTCGCTGCACTGGTGGTGGTTCGCGCTGTAGCATCCGATCACCAGCTCGACGAAATCCTTTGCGATTTCTGGACCAACCATTTCAACGTTTTCATCAACAAGGGCCAGGACCGCGCCTATTTCGCCGATTATCTCGAGCACACCATTCGCGCTCGCGCCCTCGGCCGGTTCGAGGATCTTCTTCTCGCCACCGCCCGCAGTCCCGCCATGCTCTTCTATCTCGACCAATCCGAGAGCGTGGCCGACGCCAGCGCCACAAGGATGGCACCAGGCGGGCGGCGGATCGCGATCAACGGCCGCCCAGGATTCGGGCGAGGGCGACCACTCTTCCCCGACCCTCGCCCGGGCGTCTATCCACCGCCATCGGGGACCGGCGCGGCAGCCACCGCGACCCGCCAGCAGGTTGCCCCGCGGGCGCCCCGCGGACTCAACGAGAATTACGCCCGCGAGCTGATGGAGTTGCACACCCTCGGCGTCGACGGCGGCTACACCCAGCAGGACGTGATCAATGTGGCGCGGATCCTCACCGGGTGGGGGATCGATCGCCGCGATGCATCGTTCACTTTCCGCGCAGCGGCGCATGACGAGGACGCCAAGACCGTGATGGGCCAGCCGTTCGACGCAGGCCACGGCGAGGACGAAGGGGTCCGCCTGCTCAAGATGCTGGCCACGAGCCCCGCGACGATGCATCACGTCAGCGCACAGCTCTGCGCCCGGTTCGTGAACGATGTGCCGCCCGATGGCTGCATCGACGACGCGGTCCAGGCATGGAAAAAGAGTGGTGGCGAAATCCGGGACGTCGTTCGCGCCATCATCCGCTCGCCGGATTTCTGGGCCTCCGCCAACGTGCAGAGCAAGGTCAAGACGCCGCTGGAGTTCGTCGCGAGCGCTGTGCGGGCGGTCGGTGGCGTTCCGGATTCCACGCCGCGACTCGCACAACGAGTCGCGCAGCTTGGCGAGCCGCTCTTTCAGCATCAGACCCCCGACGGCTATGGCGAACGCCAGGAGGACTGGGTCAACAGCGGAGCGCTTCTCGCCCGGATGAACTTCGCGGTCCAGCTCGCCAGCGGCCGGGTCGCCGGCGTTGCGGTTGATCTCGACCGGGTTGTCTCCGCGACTGACGATCACGCGGCGTTGGTGACCGCGGTGGATCACGCCATCCTCGGCGGCGCGATGACCGCACAGACCCGGCAGACGATTCTGAAGGAACTCGCCGACGTCCCTGATCCGCGCGCGGCTCGCGCACTCGCGGTCGGATTGGCCATCGGCGGCCCCGAATTCCAGCGCCAGTAG
- a CDS encoding PhzF family phenazine biosynthesis protein encodes MSAREYDLHLIDAFADGPFAGNPAAVVLVDAPPPDRWMQQLAMEMNQAETAFLLPQDDGYSLRWFTPRSEVDLCGHATLASAHYLWGQGILSPDDTARFQTRSGLLTATHSKDGITLDFPAIASTPVAMPHDAARVLGGEVVEAMHGGFTVICRLGSAAQVRDCSPDLGAITSWNPKGGVVVTALSDREGIDFISRCFFPALGVPEDPVTGSAHCVLVPYWHRQLGKTALTAYQASSRGGTLRCELRGERVTLTGRAVTTMRGKVAAAR; translated from the coding sequence ATGAGCGCGCGCGAGTACGACCTCCACCTGATTGACGCCTTCGCCGACGGTCCCTTCGCCGGCAATCCCGCGGCGGTCGTCCTCGTGGACGCGCCGCCGCCGGATCGGTGGATGCAGCAGCTGGCGATGGAGATGAATCAGGCGGAGACCGCCTTCCTCCTTCCCCAGGACGATGGGTACTCGCTGCGGTGGTTCACGCCGCGAAGCGAAGTCGATCTCTGCGGCCATGCGACCCTCGCCAGCGCGCACTACCTCTGGGGTCAGGGGATTCTTTCCCCCGATGATACCGCCCGCTTTCAGACCCGAAGCGGCCTCCTCACTGCGACGCATTCGAAGGACGGCATCACCCTCGATTTCCCGGCAATCGCGTCGACGCCGGTGGCGATGCCGCACGATGCAGCGCGAGTGTTGGGCGGTGAAGTCGTGGAAGCGATGCACGGAGGATTCACGGTGATTTGCCGTCTCGGATCCGCAGCGCAGGTGCGCGATTGCAGCCCCGACCTCGGCGCAATCACGAGCTGGAATCCGAAGGGTGGCGTCGTGGTCACCGCGCTGAGTGATCGGGAGGGGATCGACTTCATTTCCCGGTGCTTTTTCCCGGCGCTCGGCGTGCCGGAGGATCCGGTCACCGGGTCGGCGCACTGCGTCCTCGTGCCGTACTGGCATCGGCAACTGGGAAAGACGGCGTTGACCGCATACCAGGCGTCGTCCCGCGGGGGAACGCTTCGCTGCGAATTGCGCGGCGAGCGCGTGACATTGACCGGCCGGGCCGTCACGACTATGCGCGGAAAGGTTGCCGCGGCCCGCTAG
- a CDS encoding ABC transporter ATP-binding protein, whose product MTPLLEVSDLHVTFPRTGAAALEPVDDVSFTIERGELVALVGESGCGKTLTGLALPRLLPRGAELGPRTSIRLGGDELTALDERALRHYRGRRIGMVFQDPMTSLNPVMRVGDQVAEAIHAHEKVSRRDARARVLSLLTEVGIADPQSRIDAFPHQMSGGMRQRVLIAMALAAGPELLIADEPTTALDVTVQAQILELLDRLRQNHGMAVLLITHDLGIVAGRADRVLVMYAGRIVESAPTAQLFAHPAHPYTQGLFASIPRLDAGATRLTPIRGSVPRPDQWPPGCRFNPRCPVAIPRCTVERPPLDEVAPGQRAACWVALAESR is encoded by the coding sequence ATGACGCCGCTCCTCGAGGTGTCCGACCTGCACGTCACGTTTCCGCGGACCGGCGCTGCTGCGCTGGAGCCGGTGGACGACGTGTCGTTCACTATCGAGCGCGGCGAACTGGTCGCGCTGGTCGGCGAATCGGGGTGCGGCAAGACGCTGACGGGGCTCGCGCTGCCGCGTCTCCTCCCGCGCGGCGCCGAACTCGGTCCCCGGACATCGATCCGTCTCGGCGGAGATGAACTCACTGCGCTCGATGAACGCGCATTGCGCCACTACCGCGGCCGCCGGATCGGGATGGTCTTCCAGGATCCGATGACCTCCCTCAATCCGGTGATGCGCGTTGGCGATCAGGTCGCAGAAGCGATTCACGCGCACGAAAAGGTGTCGCGGCGGGATGCCCGCGCTCGGGTGCTCTCGCTTCTGACCGAAGTCGGGATCGCCGATCCGCAGTCGCGCATTGATGCCTTCCCGCACCAGATGAGCGGCGGAATGCGGCAGCGTGTCCTTATCGCGATGGCGCTGGCGGCGGGGCCCGAGCTCCTCATCGCCGACGAACCGACCACTGCGCTCGACGTCACGGTGCAGGCGCAGATTCTCGAACTCCTCGACCGGTTGCGCCAGAACCACGGAATGGCGGTACTGCTGATCACCCACGATCTCGGGATCGTGGCTGGCCGAGCCGATCGCGTACTGGTGATGTACGCCGGGCGTATCGTCGAGTCGGCGCCGACGGCGCAGCTCTTCGCGCATCCGGCGCACCCGTACACGCAGGGTCTGTTCGCCTCGATCCCGCGGCTCGACGCCGGCGCCACACGGCTCACGCCGATCCGCGGCAGCGTGCCCCGCCCCGATCAATGGCCTCCGGGGTGCCGATTCAATCCTCGCTGCCCGGTGGCTATCCCGCGCTGCACCGTCGAACGTCCGCCGCTCGACGAAGTGGCACCTGGCCAGCGCGCCGCCTGCTGGGTTGCACTCGCGGAGTCACGATGA
- a CDS encoding peptide ABC transporter substrate-binding protein, whose protein sequence is MPDFNSLRRRGTPRVACGVLILATIAAPAAMAQRPATNPTIVYAVGKEPTIPIPLFTRNEQANDDVSDQLFLHLVGYGPTGSVSGDHAMIPALARSWRRVDPLTLVFEIDPRARWQDGAPVTAHDVVFTWQLANNPVVGSDQSRLEPIAEVEATGDRSVRVRFKRASAEQVYTFGFLMQPLPSHLLERVAAEGITTSDFARRPIGDGPFRFGRRVAGQLLELDADSTFFLGRPTISRVIFRYVEDANARVTLFLTGETDILDVIPEPAMAQIRTRADARLIAVPSNDLISFVFNTRSPADTARPHPIFNDPRVRQALTLAIDRTTIARSIFDPGATAPDAAQSAIWSWITPGVAPHPAPDVARARALLAQAGWRDARGDGVLAKDGVPLHFSILYPSSSAIRNTAALQAQQMWRAIGASVDLDRVEGPVFGARLPTGRWDVIVNRVGEDPTPSSLVQSWSCSAAHRAGSTNYARWCDSTFDRLVTTATTAKDQPAAWRAVLARMAEERPAIFFAASTTPIAIQRRYDNVIVWPSRTWLSLWQWRVRPADALPRDR, encoded by the coding sequence ATGCCGGATTTCAACTCATTGCGCCGCCGTGGCACGCCCCGAGTGGCGTGTGGCGTGTTGATCCTTGCCACGATCGCCGCACCAGCCGCGATGGCACAGCGCCCGGCGACCAACCCCACCATCGTTTACGCCGTCGGCAAGGAGCCGACAATTCCGATTCCGCTCTTCACGCGGAATGAGCAAGCCAACGACGACGTTTCGGATCAGCTCTTTCTCCACCTGGTCGGCTACGGGCCCACCGGCAGCGTCAGCGGCGATCACGCCATGATCCCCGCCCTCGCCCGAAGCTGGCGGCGCGTCGATCCGCTGACGCTCGTCTTCGAGATCGATCCTCGCGCACGCTGGCAGGACGGTGCGCCGGTCACTGCACACGACGTCGTGTTCACCTGGCAGCTGGCGAACAATCCGGTGGTTGGCAGCGATCAGAGCCGGCTCGAACCAATCGCCGAGGTCGAGGCGACGGGCGACCGCAGCGTGCGGGTCCGCTTCAAGCGCGCTTCTGCGGAGCAGGTGTACACCTTCGGTTTCCTGATGCAGCCGCTCCCGTCGCATCTCCTCGAGCGCGTCGCCGCCGAGGGAATCACTACTTCCGATTTCGCGCGCCGTCCCATTGGCGACGGCCCGTTTCGCTTCGGCCGCCGGGTGGCGGGACAGTTGCTCGAGCTCGACGCCGATTCGACCTTCTTTCTTGGCCGTCCCACGATTTCGCGCGTGATCTTCCGGTATGTCGAAGATGCCAACGCGCGGGTGACGCTCTTTCTCACCGGCGAAACCGACATTCTCGACGTGATCCCCGAGCCGGCGATGGCGCAGATCCGTACGCGCGCCGATGCCCGGCTGATCGCGGTGCCATCCAATGACCTGATCTCGTTCGTCTTCAACACCCGGTCACCGGCCGACACCGCGCGACCGCATCCGATCTTCAATGATCCGCGCGTCCGCCAGGCGCTGACACTGGCGATCGATCGCACCACGATTGCGCGGTCGATCTTCGATCCCGGCGCGACCGCTCCCGACGCGGCGCAATCGGCGATCTGGAGCTGGATCACACCGGGCGTCGCGCCGCATCCCGCACCCGACGTGGCACGCGCGCGGGCACTCCTCGCGCAGGCCGGCTGGCGCGATGCCCGCGGTGACGGAGTGCTCGCCAAGGATGGCGTACCGCTCCACTTCTCGATCCTCTATCCGTCGTCGAGCGCCATCCGCAACACCGCGGCACTGCAGGCGCAGCAGATGTGGCGTGCGATCGGCGCATCGGTCGATCTCGATCGCGTCGAAGGACCGGTCTTTGGCGCGCGGCTGCCAACCGGCCGATGGGACGTGATCGTCAATCGCGTGGGGGAAGATCCGACGCCAAGTTCGCTGGTGCAGAGCTGGTCGTGCAGTGCGGCCCACCGCGCCGGGTCGACGAACTACGCGCGCTGGTGCGATTCGACCTTCGACCGGCTGGTGACCACGGCAACCACGGCGAAGGACCAACCGGCGGCGTGGCGTGCAGTGCTGGCACGGATGGCGGAGGAGCGCCCCGCGATCTTCTTCGCCGCGTCGACGACGCCGATTGCAATTCAACGGCGCTACGACAATGTGATCGTCTGGCCGTCGCGCACCTGGCTGTCGCTCTGGCAATGGCGCGTGCGACCCGCCGACGCGCTCCCGCGCGACCGCTGA
- a CDS encoding PDZ domain-containing protein gives MRSRLAVVASFVAAFAVPHTSLLAQLHPVTCCNKGPVIVYDISFPNAMHHEANVKATFTALPATPVNFRMARSSTGRYALAEFSKNVHSVTAVNSKGKALAVTHPDPYSWTVSGHDGTVTLSYVVYANVGSGTYPGFNPEQEHIQPQGTFVYVKGLEARPIRVTFHRLDPSWTIATQLVPTKDSETFTAPGMQYLFDSPTHLGNLQWREWTETHDGVKQTWRVSLDDPTGPQAIDAYAEGARKIVHEAGAVYGEFPKFDYGTYTFVACYRSDCQSDGMEHRNSTSVTGNSMNGNGVAGLSTLAHEYFHSWNVKRIRPKGIEPFDYDRANMTDGLWIAEGFTQYYGPLLEERAGVTQPPNTIRGLGNTINAVANSPGRLYFGPIGMSNQAPFRDGAAAADAPNPNTFISYYTYGAGIAIALDFSLRAKGKSLDDFMRTMWLDFGKPEIPYSMHDARHALITTSGDSAWAVDFWTRYVEGHDLPDYATLLDRAGIIVRKSAAGQPWIGGGVGAGFGGRGGRGGGRAGRGGAAVAPGDTTARVSSAPANSPLYAAGLDVGDVITSVDGKTIASSGEFDAALTAHKPGDRMSVTYTNTAGQKSTTITIGENPALQTVTYEDAGRTPSAEQLAFRNAWLASKAK, from the coding sequence ATGCGCTCTCGCCTCGCCGTTGTCGCGTCCTTCGTTGCGGCCTTCGCCGTGCCGCACACTTCCCTGCTCGCTCAACTTCATCCGGTGACATGTTGCAACAAGGGACCGGTGATCGTCTACGACATCTCGTTCCCCAATGCGATGCACCATGAAGCGAACGTCAAGGCGACCTTCACGGCGCTCCCCGCGACGCCGGTGAATTTCCGGATGGCGCGATCGTCGACCGGCCGGTACGCGCTGGCCGAGTTCTCCAAGAATGTTCATTCGGTGACGGCGGTGAACTCGAAGGGGAAGGCGTTGGCGGTAACCCATCCTGATCCGTACAGCTGGACCGTCTCGGGCCACGACGGCACCGTGACGCTCAGCTACGTCGTCTACGCCAATGTCGGCAGCGGGACGTACCCCGGGTTCAATCCGGAGCAGGAGCATATCCAGCCGCAGGGGACCTTCGTCTACGTGAAGGGTCTCGAGGCGCGGCCGATCCGGGTGACCTTCCATCGTCTCGATCCGTCGTGGACCATCGCGACCCAGCTGGTGCCGACGAAGGATTCCGAGACGTTCACCGCACCGGGAATGCAGTACCTCTTCGATTCGCCCACGCACCTCGGCAACCTGCAGTGGCGCGAATGGACCGAGACCCACGACGGCGTGAAGCAGACGTGGCGCGTCTCGCTCGACGATCCGACCGGGCCGCAGGCGATCGATGCCTACGCCGAAGGCGCCCGCAAGATCGTGCATGAGGCCGGTGCCGTGTATGGCGAATTCCCCAAGTTCGACTACGGCACCTACACCTTCGTTGCCTGCTATCGCTCCGACTGCCAGAGCGACGGGATGGAGCATCGCAATTCCACCAGCGTGACAGGCAACAGCATGAATGGCAACGGCGTCGCCGGGCTCAGCACCCTGGCGCACGAGTACTTCCACTCGTGGAACGTCAAGCGGATCCGCCCCAAGGGAATCGAGCCGTTCGACTACGACCGCGCCAACATGACCGACGGTCTCTGGATCGCCGAAGGATTCACGCAATACTACGGTCCGCTCCTCGAAGAACGCGCCGGCGTCACGCAGCCGCCCAACACAATCCGCGGACTCGGCAACACCATCAACGCGGTGGCGAATTCGCCGGGCCGGCTCTACTTCGGACCGATCGGGATGAGCAACCAGGCGCCGTTCCGCGATGGCGCCGCTGCCGCCGACGCGCCCAATCCCAACACGTTCATTTCGTATTACACCTACGGCGCCGGCATCGCGATCGCCCTCGACTTCTCGCTGCGCGCCAAGGGGAAGTCGCTCGACGACTTCATGCGCACCATGTGGCTCGACTTCGGCAAGCCCGAGATTCCCTACTCGATGCACGACGCCCGCCATGCGTTGATCACGACGTCGGGTGACTCCGCATGGGCGGTCGACTTCTGGACGCGCTACGTCGAAGGACACGATCTCCCCGACTATGCGACGCTGCTCGACCGCGCCGGGATCATCGTGCGGAAGAGTGCGGCAGGGCAGCCGTGGATCGGCGGGGGAGTCGGTGCCGGATTCGGTGGTCGCGGCGGACGTGGTGGCGGTCGTGCCGGCCGTGGCGGTGCCGCCGTCGCGCCGGGCGATACCACCGCGCGCGTGTCCAGCGCACCTGCGAACTCGCCGCTGTACGCCGCCGGCCTCGACGTCGGTGATGTGATCACCAGCGTCGACGGGAAGACGATCGCATCGAGCGGTGAGTTCGATGCTGCGCTCACGGCGCACAAGCCTGGCGACCGGATGAGCGTGACCTACACCAACACCGCCGGTCAGAAGAGCACCACGATCACCATCGGCGAAAATCCGGCGCTGCAGACGGTCACCTACGAGGATGCCGGGCGCACGCCGTCGGCGGAGCAGCTGGCGTTCCGCAACGCGTGGCTCGCCTCCAAGGCGAAATGA